The Stenotrophomonas sp. BIO128-Bstrain region GGCCTCATCCAACCGGGCCAGATGCGCCTCGCTGAGGACGATCTCCAGCGCGCCGAGGTTGTCTTCCGCCTGCGCGACGGTACGGGCGCCGATGATCGGCGAGACCACGGCCGGATTGACCAGCGTCCAGGCAATGGCCACCTGCGAGCGCGTCACGCCCAGCTCCTCGGCCACCTCGCCCACTACCGTGGCAATCGCCAGCGAGCGTTCGTTGAGATGGCCGATCGACGCGATCACGCCCTTGCGACTGCTCGCCACGTCCGCACTGTTCTCATCGGAGAGATCGGCGTGGGTGTACTTGCCGGTCAGGATGCCACCGCCGAGCGGGGACCAGGGCAGCACGCCCAGCCCCATGGCCTGGGCCATCGGCAGCAGTTCGTGCTCCACGGTGCGCTCGACCAGGCTGTACTCGATCTGCAGCGCGACCAACGGCGACCAGCCGCGCAGATCGGCCAGCGTCTGCAGTTCGGCCACGCGCCAGGCCGGGGTGTTGCAGATGCCCAGGTACTGCACCTTGCCCGCGCGGACGAGATCATCCAGCGCGCGCATCACTTCCTCCGGACCGGTGGTGAAGTCCCAGGCGTGCACATACAGCAGGTCGATGCGGTCGGTAGCAAGCTGGCGCAGGCTGGCTTCCACCGAGCGCACCAGGTTGTAGCGGTGGTTGCCCCCGGAATTGATGTTGGTGGCATCGCGCGCCATCGTGAACTTGGTCGCCAGCACCAGGCGGTCGCGCTGGGCCTTGGCGAAGCGGCCGAGGATGCGTTCGGATGCGCCATTGGTGTAGTTCACCGAGGTGTCGATGAAATTGCCGCCGCGGTCGACATAGGCATCGAAGATGCGCCGGGCTTCGGCGTCGTCCGCGCCCCAGCCCCAGTCGGCACCGAAGGTCATCGTGCCCAGCGACAGGGGCGAGACGCGCAGGCCGGAACGGCCGAGCAGGCGGTAGTGATCAAGCGAGGTGGGGGAGGTCATGCGGTTGTTCTCCGGGGTGGGCAGCGATTGCCTGCGTGGACGCCCAGTGTTCCGCCGCAATGCCCGGAGCCGGTAGCACCGTCCTCCGGGAAACTTGCACGATCGTCCGAAGGCAAGGGAAGATGAGCGCCCGCGCAGGCGCGCGTCCGGAGACCACGGCATGCCCTCGCTTGACCTGTTCCGTGATGCCATCGCCCGGCATGCACCGCGCGACGGCACCTTCGAGTGCCGGTTGCCCGGCGTGAAGCTGATCCGATGCAGCACGCCGACGCTGCCGATGCCGGTCATCTACGAGCCGACCGTCTGCTTCGTGGCCCAGGGCCGCAAGCGTGCGATGCTCGGCACCAGCGTCTATTACTACGATCCGACCTGCTACCTGATGGCCTCGGTGGGGCTGCCGGTCATGGGCTCGGTGATCGAGGCAACGGCAGCGCAGCCGTATCTGAGCCTGCAGCTCGATCTGGACGCGGCGGTGCTGGGCGAGCTTGCGCTGCAGTACCCGCGGCCCGCTGCGGAGCACCGGGCAGCCGCGGGTCTGTCGCTCGGCGCGATGACGCCCGGGCTGCTGGATGCCACCACGCGCCTGGTCTGCTTGCTGGATTCACCGGAAGACGCCGGAGCACTGGGCCCGCTCGCATTGCGCGAGATCCTTTACCGGCTGCTGCGCGGCCCCGATGGCGGCGTGCTGCACGCGATGACCCTCAACGACAGCCGGCAAGGACAGATTGCCCGCGCGATCCTGTGGATCCGCACGCACTTCCGGGAGGCCTGCCGGATCGAAGAGATCGCCGGGATCGCCGGCATGAGCCGTTCCAGTTTCCATGCGCACTTCAAGGCGGTCACGGCGATGAGTCCGCTGGATTTCAGGACGCAGCTGCGGATGCAGGAGGCGCGGCGACTGATGGTCAGTGATGGCCTGGATGCGGCCGAGGCCGGCTTCAACGTGGGCTATGAAAGCCCTTCGCAGTTCAGCCGGGACTACTCACGGCTGTTCGGCTTGCCCCCGGCGACCGATGCCCAGCGGCTGCGGTTCGCGGAGGGGAGGAGCTGCGGGACACCGTAGTGTGGCCGCACTCCCATGATGCCCGCGCAACTGCGGGCGGCCGCCGTCAGACCGGTGCGAAACCGCGGGTGGTCTTCTTTTCATTCTTTTCCGCCTTCTTTTCCTTGGCGGTCTTGGCAGGTTTCTTTTTCTGCTCTTTCTGTTGGTTCAGGCCTTTGGCCATGATGACGCTCTCCAGGTGGGTTGCAACGGGGCGAGCATGGCACATCCGGTGTCGGCCGGCGCATCGGCGTGCGATGGGCGCCCTGGAGTGAACCCGGGCTGCGGCCGTTCAGGGCGCAGGCATGTCCCGGTACACCGGCTCGCTGCTGAGCACCTTCAGTCCGTCCGGCCCACTGTGCAGCAGCCGTTGCTCCCCGATCGCCTGTTGCCACTGCAGACGGAAACCG contains the following coding sequences:
- a CDS encoding aldo/keto reductase, whose protein sequence is MTSPTSLDHYRLLGRSGLRVSPLSLGTMTFGADWGWGADDAEARRIFDAYVDRGGNFIDTSVNYTNGASERILGRFAKAQRDRLVLATKFTMARDATNINSGGNHRYNLVRSVEASLRQLATDRIDLLYVHAWDFTTGPEEVMRALDDLVRAGKVQYLGICNTPAWRVAELQTLADLRGWSPLVALQIEYSLVERTVEHELLPMAQAMGLGVLPWSPLGGGILTGKYTHADLSDENSADVASSRKGVIASIGHLNERSLAIATVVGEVAEELGVTRSQVAIAWTLVNPAVVSPIIGARTVAQAEDNLGALEIVLSEAHLARLDEASAPAPIFPARFIGRPMAQQLIFGTSTLSGRR
- a CDS encoding AraC family transcriptional regulator, which gives rise to MPSLDLFRDAIARHAPRDGTFECRLPGVKLIRCSTPTLPMPVIYEPTVCFVAQGRKRAMLGTSVYYYDPTCYLMASVGLPVMGSVIEATAAQPYLSLQLDLDAAVLGELALQYPRPAAEHRAAAGLSLGAMTPGLLDATTRLVCLLDSPEDAGALGPLALREILYRLLRGPDGGVLHAMTLNDSRQGQIARAILWIRTHFREACRIEEIAGIAGMSRSSFHAHFKAVTAMSPLDFRTQLRMQEARRLMVSDGLDAAEAGFNVGYESPSQFSRDYSRLFGLPPATDAQRLRFAEGRSCGTP